The stretch of DNA TCGCGGGATTTCTTGTCCACGTGCGGCGAGCGCAGCACGCAATACTTGTTCTTGACCGTCGGCAGCGGGATCGGCCCGGCCACCTGTGCTCCGGTACGCTTGGCAGTCTCGACGATCTCGCCCGTCGAGGTGTCCAGTACCCGGTAGTCGTATGCCTTAAGCCGAATTCGAATTCTCTGTCCTACCATGCCCATCCATCTTTCCCGTACGGGGAGGGTTCTTGCAAACCCTCCCCGTACTAGCCCAACTCAATCGAACTACTAAGCGATAATCTCCGAGATGGCCCCGGCGCCGACTGTCCTGCCGCCTTCGCGGATGGCGAAACGCAGGCCCTTTTCCATCGCAACCGGCGTGTGCAGCTCGATCTCCAGCTGGATATTGTCGCCCGGCATCACCATCTCCGTACCGGCAGGAAGCTTCGCCGTGCCCGTCACGTCCGTGGTGCGGAAGTAGAACTGGGGACGGTAGCCGTTGAAGAACGGCGTATGACGGCCGCCTTCTTCCTTGCTCAGTACGTAAACCTCGCCCTTGAACTTGGTGTGCGGCGTAATCGAGCCGGTCTTGGCCAGAACCATGCCGCGCTCCACGTCGTCCTTGGCGATGCCGCGCAGCAGCAGGCCGGCGTTATCGCCCGCCAGACCTTCGTCCAGCTGCTTCTTGAACATTTCCACGCCGGTCACAACCGTCTTGCGCGTGTCGCGGAAGCCGACGATTTCAACTTCCTCGCCTACCTTCACCTTGCCGCGCTCGATGCGGCCCGTAACAACCGTGCCGCGTCCGGAGATCGAGAAGATATCTTCGATCGGCATCAGGAAGGGTAGGTCGACCATGCGGTCCGGCTGCGGAACGTACTTGTCGACCGCATCCATCAGCTCGTCAATCTTGGCTTCCCACTGCGCTTCGCCGTTCAAAGCTCCAAGTGCCGAGCCGCGGATGACCGGAACGTCGTCGCCCGGGAACTGATACTTGGAGAGCAGCTCGCGCACTTCCATTTCCACTAGCTCCACCAGCTCTTCGTCCTCGACCGCGTCGCACTTGTTCAGAAACACCACCAGTGAAGGTACGCCGACCTGGCGGGCCAGAAGCACGTGCTCCTTGGTCTGGGGCATCGGGCCGTCGGTGGCCGCAACCACCAGAATGCCGCCATCCATCTGCGCCGCGCCGGTGATCATGTTCTTGATGTAGTCGGCGTGGCCCGGGCAGTCGACGTGCGCGTAGTGACGGTTGGCCGTCTCATACTCCACGTGCGCTGTCGCGATCGTGATGCCCCGCTCCCGCTCTTCCGGCGCGTTGTCAATCGTGTCGAACGAACGGAACTGGATCTTCGGATTGTGCTTCGACAATACCTTCGTGATCGCCGCCGTCAACGTCGTCTTTCCGTGATCGATATGCCCGATCGTTCCCACGTTCACGTGCGGCTTAGACCGGTCAAATTTTTCCTTCGCCATAACTTCCCCGAATCCCTTTCGTAGCTTGTGTTGCCTGTTTCACCTGGGGGCGCCGGCGATCCGGCTCCAGCCCCCAAAACTATGCTGCCTGACCCGACTACTTACCCTGCGCGCGTCCGATGATTTCATCCGCGATCATCCGCGGCGCTTCTTCGTAGCGAGCGAACTGCATTGAATACGATGCCCGGCCCTGAGTCGACGAACGAATGTCATTCACGTAACCGAACATCTCCTTGAGCGGAACAATCGCCTTCACCAGCTGCGAACCCGCCGCATGCTCCAGGCTTTCGATCCGTCCGCGCCGGGAGTTGATGTCGCCAATGATCGTGCCGACGAATTCCTCGGGCACCGTGACTTCGACTGCCATCACCGGCTCAAGAAGCACGGGGCTGGCTTTCTTCGCGGCTTCCTTGAAGGCCATCGAACCGGCAATCTTGTAAGCCATTTCGTTCGAATCGACATCGTGGTAACTTCCGTCATAGAGCGTCACCGTCACATCGACCACTGGATAACCGGCCAGGATTCCACCATCCAGAGCTTCACGAATGCCCTGGTCGATCGGCTTGATGAATTCCTTCGGAATCGATCCACCCTTGATATCGTTGATGAACTCGTAGCCTTTGCCCGGTTCGCTCGGCTTCAAGCGAATCTTGCAATGCCCGTAGTTGCCCGAACCGCCGGTCTGACGAATGTACTTGCCTTCCGCCTCGGATTCCTTGCGGATCGTCTCACGGAACGCAACCTTAGGCTCGCCAA from Acidicapsa acidisoli encodes:
- the tuf gene encoding elongation factor Tu, with product MAKEKFDRSKPHVNVGTIGHIDHGKTTLTAAITKVLSKHNPKIQFRSFDTIDNAPEERERGITIATAHVEYETANRHYAHVDCPGHADYIKNMITGAAQMDGGILVVAATDGPMPQTKEHVLLARQVGVPSLVVFLNKCDAVEDEELVELVEMEVRELLSKYQFPGDDVPVIRGSALGALNGEAQWEAKIDELMDAVDKYVPQPDRMVDLPFLMPIEDIFSISGRGTVVTGRIERGKVKVGEEVEIVGFRDTRKTVVTGVEMFKKQLDEGLAGDNAGLLLRGIAKDDVERGMVLAKTGSITPHTKFKGEVYVLSKEEGGRHTPFFNGYRPQFYFRTTDVTGTAKLPAGTEMVMPGDNIQLEIELHTPVAMEKGLRFAIREGGRTVGAGAISEIIA
- the rpsJ gene encoding 30S ribosomal protein S10, which encodes MVGQRIRIRLKAYDYRVLDTSTGEIVETAKRTGAQVAGPIPLPTVKNKYCVLRSPHVDKKSREAFEIRTHKRLIDILEPTQQTVDALMKLDLPAGVDVEIKAFEK